The region CGCGCCACGGCACCGGCGATCCGCGCGGCGGACCCCGGCGCGCCGGTCGGCGGGCCGGCCCTGGCGTCGGTGATGGGCAACGAGCACTGGATACCCGCGTTCCTCGACGCGGTGGTGGCCGACGACCTGCCGCTCGACTTCTTCTCCTTCCACCACTACGGCACCCACAGCGTCGGCACCGCCGTGGACACGGTGCTGCGCCACCTCGACCGGCGCCCGCAGCTGAAGGAGGTGGAGGCCCACCTCAACGAGTACAACTCCTACCTGGTGGACTACCCGCGAGGCGGCACCCAGGACGGCCACCACATGGCGGCGGCCCTGCTCTCCGACGTCGCCAGGCTGCTGGCCGTGCCCGGCCTGACGAAGGTCAGCTGGGCGCAGTTCCTGGACAGCGGGCACGGCAACTACTCGGGCATGGTCGACATCGACGGCCGGCCCAAGCCCGTGCTGGCGGCGTACGCCTTCTACCAGAACATGCCGACCGACCGGTGCACGGTGCAGATCGAGGGCGCCCCCGAGATCGGCGCCCTCGCCGGGGTGGCGGAGGGCCGGCTGTGCGTCGCGGTGTGGAACCGCTCGCCGCGGCCGGTCAGCACCACTGTGGACACCGGCAAGGGCGACTACGACACGGCGGTGCTGCGCAGGATCGACGCCGAGCACGACGGGCAGGAGGCCGAGAAGCCGCCGGCGGAGCGGCACTGGACGCTCCACCTGCCCAGCGGCGGCGTGGCGCTGCTGGAGATGACCGGCTCCGGCGCCACCGCCCCGGCACGGCCGGCCGGCGCCGTCAGCCGAGTCCGGCACACCTACAGCGACCGCACCGCGAGTGCCTGGGCGGACCTGGAGGAGGCGACGACCACCTTCCGGCTCGGCACGGCCGGCGATCCGCAGGCCGTACCGGTCATCCGCGCCGACCTGGCCGACTGCGGGCCGGAGTTGACGGTCAGGGTCCGGATGACCAGCCAGGATACGGCCGCCCTGGCCCGGTCCACACTGTCGGTACGCGTCGACGGGCCGCAGGCAGCCGTGGTGCTGGACCTGCGCCCCCCGTTCCTCGACGAGCCGAACGTCGTCGCCCTGGCCGGGCTCGGCGCGGCCGACGGCCGGGTCCGCGTCACCGTCGCCCTGCGCGACGCGCCACCGCACACCTTTGCCGACGTCGCCCTGAGCTGAGCGGCAACGACGCCCGCCGCACGCAGCACACCACCGGGATCCGAGGAGCTTCGTTGCCCACCCCCTTGCACGATCGTCATCCGCGCCCGCTGCTGGCCCGCGCCGACTGGCAGGAACTCGACGGCCAGTGGCAGTTCGCCTATGACGACTCCGACACCGGGATCGCCGACGGATGGCCGTCGCGTACCGACGTGTTCGACCGCACCATCACCGTTCCCTATCCCCCGGAGTCGCCGGCCAGCGGCATCCACGACACGGGCTACCACCCGGTCCTGTGGTACCGCAGGACGCTGACCCGTGCCCTGCCGCGGCACGGCAACCGGCTGATGCTGCGCTTCGGCGCCGTCGACTACCGGGCGGACGTGTGGGTCAACGGCCGGCACATCGCCCGGCACGAGGGCGGGCACACGCCGTTCGGCGCCGACATCACCGACGCTCTGTCCGGTGACGGGGAGCAGACGGTGGTGGTGCGGGCCTGGGACGACCCGCACGACCTGGAGCAGCCGCGGGGCAAGCAGGACTGGCAGCACAGCCCGCACGTCATCTGGTACGAGCGCACCACCGGGATCTGGCAGCCCGTCTGGCTGGAGGAGCTGCCGGCGGACCACGTGGACCGGCTGCGCTGGACCCCGACCGGCACGCCCGGCGAGGTCGACCTGGAACTGCGGCTGGCCCGGCGGTCCTCGGGGCCGGTCCGGGTGACGGTCCGCCTCGAACTGGCCGACCGGGTGCTGGCCGAGGACACCTGCCTTGTCGACGGTTCGCTGATGCGGCGGCGGATCGCCGTGCAGGACAGCCGCTACGACGCCGAGCCGCACCACCTCCAGTGGTCGCCCGAGCACCCGACGCTGTGCCGGGCGACGGTCACCCTCGAAGGGGACGGGGACGCCCCGCGGGACGTGGTGCACAGCTATGTCGGCTTCCGGACGGCGGGCACCGACGCCGACAACTTCCTGCTGAACAATCTGCCGTACTACCTGCGGATGGTGCTCTCCCAGGGCTACTGGCCGCAGTCGCACCTGGCCGCGCCGGACACCGCGGCGCTGCGCACCGAGGTCGAGACGATCAAGCGACTCGGTTTCAACGGCATCCGGGTGCACCAGAAGGTCGAGGACCCGCGGCTGCTGTACTGGTGCGACCGGCTGGGCCTGCTGGTGTGGGCGGACGCGGCCGCCAGCTACTCCTTCAGCAGCACCTCGCTGGCCCGTACCACGCGCGAGTGGATCGAGATCGTCGACCGCGACGCCGGCCATCCGTGCGTCGTGGCGTGGGTGGCCTTCAACGAGAGCTGGGGCGTGCCCGACGTGGACCGCTCCGCGGCGCAGCAGGACGCCGTACGCGGGCTGTACCACCTGCTCAAGAGCCTCGACCCGACCCGGCCGGTACTCGGCAACGACGGCTGGGAGTACGTGGCGGGCGACCTGCTCGGCGTCCACGACTACACCCATGACCCGGCCGCCGTCCGCGAGCGGTACGCGGACCGGGAGGCCGTCCGGCGGACCGCGCACAGCGGGCGTCCCGGCGGACGCCGGCTGGTCGTCGGCGACGAGGTGCCCGCGGTGCCGGTGGTGCTCAGCGAGTTCGGCGGCTTCACCTACGCCCCCGGCGAGCCGGGCACCTGGGACGGCTACGGCACGGCCGGGTCCGCCGGCGAACTCCTCGAACGGCTGGCCGCGCTGATGCGGGCGGTGCACGAGAGCGCGGGTCTGGCCGGCTACTGCTTCACCCAGCTCACCGACACCGGCCAGGAACGCAACGGCCTGCTGACCGAGGACCGCAGGCCCAAGGCCGACATCGACTCCGTCGCCCGCATCATGCGGGGCCGGTCCGCCGGCTGACGGCACCCGACGGCCGTCCGGCCGCGCCACGCCGTACGGCCGGATCGAAGAACCGAGACTCGCAGAAGGGAAACACTCACGATGAGACCTCCTCCACGGTCCCTGCGCTCCCCCGCTCTGTTCGCCCTCGCCCTCCTCACGGGGGTGGTCACGGCGATCCTGCCGGTGACCGCCCCGGTCGCCCACGCGGCCGACGCCAACGTCACGGCCGACTTCGCGACGAGCGTCGCCGACCCGCTCGTCAAGAGCAAATTCGGTGTCTTCAACAGCGGTTACGTCTCCCTCGCCCGCTGGCAGCGCGACGCGCCGCTGCTCGACGCCCTGCATCCGGGCCGGGTGCGCTGGGAGACGATGTGGGGCAATGAGCAGGGCGACTGGACCCCGATGGTCACCGGGTCGGCGGCGAACCCGTCGTACAACTTCTCCCAGATCGACCAGCTCGTCGACCTGATCAACAACGCGGGCGCCCAGGCGGTACCGTCGCTCACCTACACCCCGGGCATCCTCCAGCCGCCGGGCGGCTCGTGGAACAACCCGCCCACCGACCCGTCGGTGTGGGCGCAGCAGATCCTGCCCGCGCTGGCCACGCACTGGAAGCAGACCGGGCGGCACATCGGCTCGTACGAGATCTGGAACGAGCCCGACCTGCCGGGCGTGTTCTGGACCGGGAACCAGCAGCAGTATCTCGACCTGTACAGCAGCGCGTCCCAGGCGCTGCGCACGGCCGATCCGGACGCGCACGTCGAGGGTCCCGCGCTGTGCTGCGTCTCCTGGTCGGGACCGTTCGTGAACCGGGTGCTGTCGCAGAACCTGCCGCTGGACGCGTTCTCCTTCCACGCCTACGGCGACGCCGGGAACGGCGGCCTGGAGACCAACTACCAGGCGGCGACCGACTCCGGCCTGACGGACTACCGGATGGCGACGGTCGAGAACAACCTGGACGAGTACAATTGGACCAACGACTTCACGCCGCCCACCGACGTGGTCACCTACCGGGGCGCCGCACAACTGCTGAGCAGCTTCAAGACGCTGCTCGCCAAGCCCTGGATCAGCCACGTGGAATGGGCGCAGTTCCAGGACCCGGTGTGCCCGGGTCCCTGCGACGTCATCGGCCTCCTGGACAGCGACGGGCACAAGCGCGCCGCGTACAACGCCTACAGCCTGTACGCGAACATGCCCGTCAACCGCAGGCAGCTGGCGATCAGCGGGCCGGTCGACGGTATGGCGTCCTCCGACGCGCACACCTCGGGTGTGCTGCTGTGGAACACCTCAGGCACCGACCGTTCGGTGTCCGCGGCCCTGAACAACACACCCTTCGCCAACGGTGACTTCCGGGTCTACCGGATCGACGCCGACCACGCCAGCTACGAGGACAACCACGCCAACGAGAACCTCGCCCCGGTGGAGCAGCACCTCGGTGTCAGCACCGCCGGCCTCAGCTGGTCCGGCACCATCCCGGCCGGCGGCACGGTCTACCTGGAGGCCACCGACGGCACCAACACCGCGGCGAACCCCGCGGCCACCGTGGGCACAGCGGTACGCGACCTGACCTACATGCCGAACCACGGCAAGCAGAGCTACGGCAGCTTCGACCAGCGCACGTGGACGGCCGCGCTGGGCATGGGCGGCGAGACCTGGGCCGACGCCGACACCGGGGTCGAGGCGGCCGGCCTGCCCTCGAACGTGCGGGTCGTGCTGGACGCCGGGGGCACCTTCCAGGACCTGGACGCCAACAGCCTGCTCGGCGTCCGGTTCGACTTCGGGACCAGCAGCGGCTACACCAAGGGCGTGCTGGTGACCGGCGGCCTGTACCACAGCAACCGGTCGAGCCCGGAGCCGTTCGGCACCAAGCGGCAGGCCGACCAGGTCGTCACCGTCCCCAACCTGTCCGACTTCACCGTCAATCTGCCCGGTCTGGCCCCCGCGGGCTGGAACGGCCGGGTCTCGATCAGCTTCCACCTCCAGAACGGCGGCCCCGACACCCATCTCCTCGCCAGTATCCGACCCGCCTGACCGCACCCGGTCTTCCCCGCTCCACAGGACGGCTCCCGTCCCCGGAGCGGGGAAGACCGGCGGGGCCGCCCCTCGCTCGCGCGACCCCGCCGGGGGTATGCCCGGCTCAGCGGTAGGACCAGGACCACTTCTGGTTCGCGTTGCCGTTGCAGGTCCACAGCTGCAGCCCGGTGCCGTTGGCGGTCTTCGCGCCCACCACGTCCAGGCACAGGCCGGACTCCTGGGCGACGACGGAGCCGTCGCTCCTCACGGTCCACTTCTGGCCGTCGCCGCCGTGGCAGTTCCACAGCGAGACCTTCGTGCCGGGGCTGGTCCCGTTCCCGTAGGCGTCGAGGCACTCGGTGGCGCCCATGGTGCGCAGCTCACCGGCGGAGGTCGGTGAGAACTCCTGGTTGATGCCGCCGTTGCAGTCCCAGATCTGCTCCTTGGTGCCGAGGAAGTAGGAACTGCTGTCAGTGTCGACGCACTTGCCGGACGCGGCGCTGACCAGTTCGCCGGTGCCCCCGGTGCCGGAGGCCGGCACGGCGGAGATGAGGGCGACTCCGCCGGCGGCCACGCCGGTGGTGTAGGTGCTGACGGTGCCGAGCGGCTTGTCGTCGTTGATCATGTCGGTGATCTTCGCCGAACCGGTGAGCCCGAGCTGCGCCAGCGGGAGGCTGAAGGTGTGGCTGGCCGAGGTGTCGGTGTTGAACACACCGATGTACCAGGTGCCGTTCTTCTCACGCTTGGCCCACACCTGCTCGTTGCCGCTCTTGATCACCCGGGCGGCGGGGATGCCGTCCTGGTCGATCGCGATGAGCCTCTTGTTGGCCAGCAGCGCCTTGTCGCCGGCGTCGAGATGGGTCAGGTCGGCGCCCAGCATGTACTGCGAGCCGGTCAGCGCCCACAGCGCCATGTTGGTCTGCCGCTCCGGCGGGGTGATGCCGTCGTTGTCGCCGTTGCCGACGCCGAAGGAGTCGAGGTCGTTCCAGCCGCCCTTCCCCGCGTTGGGCTGGGCGTCGGCCGCGTCGTCGAACCGCTTGGAGACGTTGGTCCAGCTGGTCAGCGGGAAACTGGAGCCCTTGGGGCTGGCACCGATGTCCCCGTCGATGCGCCAGGAGTTGGCCAGCGACGACCATGTGGGGCCGTCGGAGGCGGACAGGCTGGCGGAGAGGTTCAGCGCGATCGGGCGGCCGGTCCGCTCGACCGCCTTCGACCAGGCGGTGATGTCGGCCGTCCTGCCCGGGCCGACGCCGTCCAGCTTGAGGTAGTCCACGCCCCAGCCGGCGAACTCGTCGGCCCAGGAGTCGATGAAGTCCTGCGCTCCGGCCTTGCTGTAGTCGATGGTGCGCATGCCCTTGCAGTTGAAGTTGCTCGCACTGCTCGATGTGGCGATCTGGTCGGCGGTGTGGGAGGTGCCCTTGATCGGGGTCTTCTTCGACACCGCCTGGGCGGAGATGCCCGGCGTCACGTAGAGGCCGAACTTCAGGCCCTTGCTGTGCACGTAGTCCGCGAGGACCTGCATGCCGTCGGTGGAGCCGCTGTTGGGGAAGAGCGAGGTGTCGGTCACCCAGCGGCCGTAGGAGTCGACGTCGGGGCCCTGGCTGCCCGGGCACTTGTACCAGAAGTCGTCCATGTTGGCGTAGACGTAGCCAAGCCCGCTCAGGCCGCTCGACACCAGGGCGTCGACCTGGGCCTTGAACTTCGCCGCGGACGGGTCCCGTTGGAGGTATCCCCAGCCGCTCCAGCCCATCAGGGGCGCGTTGACGGCGATGCCGTTGTCCGACGCCTCGGCCTTCGGTGCCAGCGCCTGCGGCGCGGCCAGTCCCACGCTGACGGCGGCTGCCAGCGCCGGCAGCATCCATCGGGATCTCATCTGTCCTCCACGTGTGCGCGTGCGCTCGTTTTCATCGGGGTGCGGGTCACTTGAGGGTCCACTGCTGGTTCTGGCCGCCGTTGCACGTCCACAGCTCCAGGCCGGAGCCGTTGGGGTTGGTGGTACCGGTGACGTCCAGGCACAGGCCGGACTGGACTCCGGTGATGCTGCCGCTGCTGTTCTTGTTCCACTGCTGGTTGGCGCCGCCGTTGCAGTCGTAGATCTCGACGTGCGTACCGGCGGCGGTCTGGTTGTCGTGGGCGTCGAAGCACTTGCCTTCGAGGCGCAGCGTCTTGTCGGAGGAGCTGTAGGTGACGTTCTGGTTGGGTGCGCCGTTGCAGCCCCAGACCTGTAGCTGGACGGCGTTGTACGTGGTGGCCTGCGGGGAGTCGACGCAGCGTCCTGACAGCTTGCTGACCAGCGGCGTCCCGATCGTTCCGTGCCCGGCGGCCGGGGCGACGCGCAGCAGCCGCGAGCCGTGGCTCGGCAGTGACGCGGTGAACTTTCCGCCGGAGGTGCCCAGGTCGGTGTGGCTCCACAGGTCGCGGACAGTGGCGTTGCCGGTGAAACCGAGGTCGGACCAGTTCGCGGTCACATCGGCGGTGGAGCCGGCGAGGTTGAACAGGGCGACGTTGTAGGAGCCGTCGCTGTTGTTGTACGACCACCAGGTCTGCTGCTGTGCGCCCTGCTTGACCGGGTGCGCGGGGTGTCCGCTGCGGTCGACGCCGAGCACCTCGTCGTTGGTGAGCAGGGCGAGGTCGCCGGAGTCCATGTGGGTCAGGTCGGTGCCGAGGACCAGCGGCGCCGAGGAGATGGCCCACAGGCTCAGCTCGGTGCGCCGCTCGTCGACCGTCAGGCCGTTGGACGCCCCGTTGCCGACGTCCACGGAGTCCGGGTCGCCCCAGCCGCCGGCACTGTCGAACCGGACCCACCCCGGCAGGTCGTTGAACCGCTTGGAGACGTTGTTCCAGTTGGTCAGGGTGCTGCAGTAGCACTCGACGTCGCCGTCGACGCGCCAGCCGTTGGAATACTGCTTCCAGAAGGCGCCCTGGTTGATGTCGAGGGCGTTGGACAGCTGGAAGTGGATCGTGCGGCCCGACTGGTCGAGTGCCTGCGACCAGTGCTGGACGTCGGCCTTGTCGGAGGTGCCGACACCGTCCATCTTGAGGTAGTCCACCCCGTAGGAGGCCAGCAGGTCCGCCCACGAGTTGACGAACGCCTGGGCCGCGGCCGGGTTCTTGTCCCAGTCGATGAAGTACATCGCGCCGTCGGCGAAGTTGTAGTTCTTCTCGTAGTGCGTGGTGTCGGAGACGATGTCGCGAGCGTGGAAGGACGTGCCCTCGATCGGCGTGTTCTTGTCGTACGCCCCCACCGGGATGCCCGGCGTGAGGTACATGCCGAACTTCTCGCCCTTGCCGTGGATGTAGTCGCCGACGGCCTTCATGCCGTGCGGGAATTTGGCGGTGTCGATCACCCAGCGCCCGTAGGTGTCCACGTTCGAGTGCGGGCTCAGGTAGTAGAAGTCGTCGATGTTGACGTAGGTGAAGCCGTGCGTGACCAGCCCCGTGGAGGCCATCGCGGCAGCCTGCGCCTCGATGTTCGCCTCCGTCGGGTTCTTGCGGATGAAGCTCCAGCTGCTCCACCCGGACTGGGGCGTCAGCGCCGCCCCGTTCGACTCCGCCCGGGCGGGTGCAGCCGCGGGGACCACCGCCCCGTACAGGACGGAGGCCAGCAGCGCGGCCACGGCGAGCAGGCACCACGAGGCGCGGCGCCGGGGGGCGCCCGCCCGGTGGGGCCGGAGAGCTATCGATGACGTCATGGATCGTCCTTCACTTGTCCGGTCTGTGTGGGGGGTCAGTTCGAGCTGCGCGCGACCAACTGGGTGGGGTTGACGAACCGCAGCGCGATCAGCAGCAGCACCGCCATGGACGCGGTGTAGATGACGGCCATCGCGTCGATGGACTGGGGGCTTCGGATGCCGGCGGAGAAGACCGCCGAGAAGAGGGCCACGATCAGGGTCTGGCTGTCGGGTCCTGAGGTGAGGAAGGTCAGCTCGAACATGCCGAACGTGCGGACCAGGACGAGGATGCCGGCGGCGAGCATTCCGGGCAGGAGCAGCGGGCCGAGGATGCGGGCCAGGACGGAGCGGGTGGACGCGCCGCACATGCGGGCCGCGGCCTCCAGCCGGGGGTCGATCTGCTCGATGAAGGGCGTCATGGTGAAGACCACGAAGGGGATGGACGGGACGAGGTTGGCGAGCACGACACCGGTGAGCGATCCGGCCAGGTGGAATTTGTACAGGACGGTGGCCAGCGGGATGCCGTAGGCGATCGGCGGCACCAGGATCGGCAGCACGAACAGCGTGTTCACGATCCTTTTGCCTGGGAAGTCACGGCGAGCGAGCGCGTACGAGGCGGGCACGCCGACCAGCAGGGACAGGGCGACGACCAGGAAGGAGACCTCGACCGTGACCCACATGACTTGGCCGAGGCCGAACTCCTTCCAGGCCTTGCTGTACCAGGAGGTGGTGTAGCCGTGCGGCGCCCACCCGGAGAACCAGGTCCGGCCGAAGGAGTTGAGGACCACGGCGCCGATGACGCCGAGCACGCTGAGGAAGAAGAGCGCGAGGGCGGCCCAGACCAGCCAGGCGCCCGGGCGCAGCGTGATGCTGCGGCGCCGCGTCGGCTCGGCGCCGGGTGGGGTCTTCCCCGGTGCGGCGGACAGCGCGGGGGCGGTCATCCCTTGCCTCCCGTGGAGCCGCGGTAGAGGCGGGAGCGCAGTCCCATGGCGAGGCCGATGACGGCCAGCATCAGGGCGGTCATCACCATGGCGATCGCGGAACCCTCGGAGTAGTTGAAGCGCTCCAGGGCGACCTCGTAGGCCTCGACGGAGATGACATGGGTCTTGCCGTCTGGATCGCCGACCATCATCGCGGAGGGGAACACCGCGAAGGCCAGCACGAACGTCAGGCAGAACGTCGTCATGAGCCCCGGGAGCAGCAGCGGGAAGGTGATGTGGCGGAAGCGCTGCCACCAGTCCGCCCCGAGGGTGGCGGCGGCGCGCTCCAGGGCCGGGTTGATCCCGGAGAGGTAGGAGTGGGTGAGCAGGAAGGCGAACGGGAAGCCGCTGATGATCAGTGAGAGCAGCACACCCCAGTAGTTGTAGGTGAGCCGCACGGGCGAGTCGGTCAGGCCGAGCCAGTGCAGGGTCTGGTTGAACCAGCCGACCGGGCCGAAGAACTCCACAATGCCTTCGGCGGTCAGCACCGTGCCCAGCGTGATCGGCACGACGAGCAGCGCGAGCAGCAGCCGCTTGCCGCGGAAGTCCTGCCGCATCCGGTACGAGATCGGTACGGCCGCGCCGACGTTGATGAGGGCCGCGGGCAGGGCGAGTTTGAAGGTGATGCCGATGGAGCCGACCGCGAAGGAGTTGCCGAAGAAGGCCCGGTAGGAGCCGAGGAAGCCGCCCTTCTCCGGCTGGAAGGAGATCTCCAGGCCGTACAGGAACGGGTAGGCGAAGAGCGCGATCACGGCCAGCAGGCCGGGCAGGAGCAGCAGCAAAGTGCGGTCGATGCCGCGTTCGGCCAGCCGGTGCCGCAGTGCGGCGCGTCCCGGGGCGGCCTCGTCCGGTGCGGGGCCGGGCGGCGCGAGGGTGCTCATGCGCTCGCCTCCTGCGGCTCCGGGGGGAAGACCAGGGCCCGGTCGGCGGGGACGGTGAGGGAGACGGTGTCGTTCGGGTGCACCCGGGCGGCGGTCTTGAAGTGGATGCGGTCACCTGCGCCGGTGAGGGCTTCCACATGGAACAGCCGCCCGTGGTATTCGACGATCTCGGCGACGGCTTCGATGTCGGCGCGCCCGCCGTCCTCGGCGAGGTGGATGTCTTCGGGGCGGACGGCGACCGCGACCTGCTCGCCCGCGGCCGGGGTACGGCCGACCACCGGGGTGCCGCGCAGTTCGAGCCCGCGGCCTCGGGCCAGCACACCGCGGGAGTCGGCGGAAGCGACCTCCAGGTGCAGCAGGTTGCGGTAGCCCATGAAGGCGGCGACGTGCGGGTCGGCGGGGTGTTCGTACAGGTCGGCGGGGGTGCCGATCTGGCTGACCCGGCCCTCGTGCAGCACCACCAGGCGGTCGGCCAGCGACAGCGCCTCCTCCTGGTCGTGCGTCACGTACAGCGTGGTGAGGCCGAACTCCTGGTGGATGCGCCGGATCTCGCTGCGCATCTCCAGCCGCAGGGCCGCGTCCAGGTTGGACAGCGGCTCGTCCATGAGGACCAGGGGCGGTTCCAGGACGATGGCGCGGGCGATCGCGACACGCTGCTGCTGGCCGCCGGACAGCTGGCCCGGGTGCTTGCGGGCCTGCTCGGTGAGCCTGACCAGGCGCAGCACCGCGTCGACCCGGCGGTCGATCTCCGCCTTGGGCGTCTTCTTCATCTTCAGGCCGAAGGCGATGTTGGCCCAGACCGTGAGATGCGGGAAGAGGGCGTAGTTCTGGAAGACCATGCCGAAGCCGCGCTTCTCCGGCGGCAGGGTGTCGACGCGCCGCCCGTCCAGCGTGATCCGCCCGCCGGTCAGCGGCAGCAGGCCGGCCAGGCAGTTCAGGGCGGTGGTCTTGCCGCAGCCCGAGGGTCCGAGCAGGGCGACGAATTCGCCGCCGCGGACGGTCAGGTCCAGCGGGTGCAGGGCGGTGTGCGTGCCGTAGTCACGCGTGATGCCCCGCAGCCGCAGTTCGTGGAGCTGGGAGTCGGGTCGGCCGCCGGCCGGCGGGTCGCCGGGCCTCGGGCCGGATGTGGTGGGGTCCGTCGGGGTCACTGCGCTCACTTCGTCGAGCCGATCCTGCGGTCCCACAGGTCGAAGGCGGTGACCTGGGTGGTGGCCGGCAGGGAGTTCTTGATCGGGTACTGGGTGATCCACGTGTCGAACTGCGGTTCGCCGTACTGCGCGATGACCTTCTGCGAGGCGGCCGGTGCCTTGCTCAGCGGCACGTCCTTCACCGCGGGACCCGGGTAGAAGTAGCCGTCGTCGTAGGCGGACGCCTGCTGCTCCGGGGTGAGCATCCAGGCCAGCAGGCGCAGTACGGCGGTCAGGGTGTTCGGCGAAACGCCCTTGGGGATGACGCCGAAATGGGCGTCGCTCACCCAGGTGAAGGACTGGAATCTGGCGACCTTCATGCCGGGCGGCACGGTGCCCAGGGCTCGCGGGTTGATGTACCAGCCGGTGGTGGTGGCGACCAGGTGGACGGTGCCGGCCGCGAGGTTCTTCATCGTGTCGGTC is a window of Streptomyces sp. NBC_01477 DNA encoding:
- a CDS encoding GH39 family glycosyl hydrolase — translated: MIKVNPARRADHPLSKSKFSLFNSGIVHAATYRRDQEALRAVRPESLRIDIGWGAEWMGYDKQVSTRTADGHTYDFSEVDEIGAFLNASGIRPYWSYCYVPEPYQPAGGDWRDLAEDDSGWVEMVRRYVEGARERGVTVGYHEVYNEPDLRDERTGEAVFFGGDLDDYLALYRATAPAIRAADPGAPVGGPALASVMGNEHWIPAFLDAVVADDLPLDFFSFHHYGTHSVGTAVDTVLRHLDRRPQLKEVEAHLNEYNSYLVDYPRGGTQDGHHMAAALLSDVARLLAVPGLTKVSWAQFLDSGHGNYSGMVDIDGRPKPVLAAYAFYQNMPTDRCTVQIEGAPEIGALAGVAEGRLCVAVWNRSPRPVSTTVDTGKGDYDTAVLRRIDAEHDGQEAEKPPAERHWTLHLPSGGVALLEMTGSGATAPARPAGAVSRVRHTYSDRTASAWADLEEATTTFRLGTAGDPQAVPVIRADLADCGPELTVRVRMTSQDTAALARSTLSVRVDGPQAAVVLDLRPPFLDEPNVVALAGLGAADGRVRVTVALRDAPPHTFADVALS
- a CDS encoding sugar-binding domain-containing protein, with protein sequence MPTPLHDRHPRPLLARADWQELDGQWQFAYDDSDTGIADGWPSRTDVFDRTITVPYPPESPASGIHDTGYHPVLWYRRTLTRALPRHGNRLMLRFGAVDYRADVWVNGRHIARHEGGHTPFGADITDALSGDGEQTVVVRAWDDPHDLEQPRGKQDWQHSPHVIWYERTTGIWQPVWLEELPADHVDRLRWTPTGTPGEVDLELRLARRSSGPVRVTVRLELADRVLAEDTCLVDGSLMRRRIAVQDSRYDAEPHHLQWSPEHPTLCRATVTLEGDGDAPRDVVHSYVGFRTAGTDADNFLLNNLPYYLRMVLSQGYWPQSHLAAPDTAALRTEVETIKRLGFNGIRVHQKVEDPRLLYWCDRLGLLVWADAAASYSFSSTSLARTTREWIEIVDRDAGHPCVVAWVAFNESWGVPDVDRSAAQQDAVRGLYHLLKSLDPTRPVLGNDGWEYVAGDLLGVHDYTHDPAAVRERYADREAVRRTAHSGRPGGRRLVVGDEVPAVPVVLSEFGGFTYAPGEPGTWDGYGTAGSAGELLERLAALMRAVHESAGLAGYCFTQLTDTGQERNGLLTEDRRPKADIDSVARIMRGRSAG
- a CDS encoding GH39 family glycosyl hydrolase, producing the protein MRPPPRSLRSPALFALALLTGVVTAILPVTAPVAHAADANVTADFATSVADPLVKSKFGVFNSGYVSLARWQRDAPLLDALHPGRVRWETMWGNEQGDWTPMVTGSAANPSYNFSQIDQLVDLINNAGAQAVPSLTYTPGILQPPGGSWNNPPTDPSVWAQQILPALATHWKQTGRHIGSYEIWNEPDLPGVFWTGNQQQYLDLYSSASQALRTADPDAHVEGPALCCVSWSGPFVNRVLSQNLPLDAFSFHAYGDAGNGGLETNYQAATDSGLTDYRMATVENNLDEYNWTNDFTPPTDVVTYRGAAQLLSSFKTLLAKPWISHVEWAQFQDPVCPGPCDVIGLLDSDGHKRAAYNAYSLYANMPVNRRQLAISGPVDGMASSDAHTSGVLLWNTSGTDRSVSAALNNTPFANGDFRVYRIDADHASYEDNHANENLAPVEQHLGVSTAGLSWSGTIPAGGTVYLEATDGTNTAANPAATVGTAVRDLTYMPNHGKQSYGSFDQRTWTAALGMGGETWADADTGVEAAGLPSNVRVVLDAGGTFQDLDANSLLGVRFDFGTSSGYTKGVLVTGGLYHSNRSSPEPFGTKRQADQVVTVPNLSDFTVNLPGLAPAGWNGRVSISFHLQNGGPDTHLLASIRPA
- a CDS encoding glycoside hydrolase family 27 protein, which codes for MRSRWMLPALAAAVSVGLAAPQALAPKAEASDNGIAVNAPLMGWSGWGYLQRDPSAAKFKAQVDALVSSGLSGLGYVYANMDDFWYKCPGSQGPDVDSYGRWVTDTSLFPNSGSTDGMQVLADYVHSKGLKFGLYVTPGISAQAVSKKTPIKGTSHTADQIATSSSASNFNCKGMRTIDYSKAGAQDFIDSWADEFAGWGVDYLKLDGVGPGRTADITAWSKAVERTGRPIALNLSASLSASDGPTWSSLANSWRIDGDIGASPKGSSFPLTSWTNVSKRFDDAADAQPNAGKGGWNDLDSFGVGNGDNDGITPPERQTNMALWALTGSQYMLGADLTHLDAGDKALLANKRLIAIDQDGIPAARVIKSGNEQVWAKREKNGTWYIGVFNTDTSASHTFSLPLAQLGLTGSAKITDMINDDKPLGTVSTYTTGVAAGGVALISAVPASGTGGTGELVSAASGKCVDTDSSSYFLGTKEQIWDCNGGINQEFSPTSAGELRTMGATECLDAYGNGTSPGTKVSLWNCHGGDGQKWTVRSDGSVVAQESGLCLDVVGAKTANGTGLQLWTCNGNANQKWSWSYR
- a CDS encoding glycoside hydrolase family 27 protein yields the protein MTSSIALRPHRAGAPRRRASWCLLAVAALLASVLYGAVVPAAAPARAESNGAALTPQSGWSSWSFIRKNPTEANIEAQAAAMASTGLVTHGFTYVNIDDFYYLSPHSNVDTYGRWVIDTAKFPHGMKAVGDYIHGKGEKFGMYLTPGIPVGAYDKNTPIEGTSFHARDIVSDTTHYEKNYNFADGAMYFIDWDKNPAAAQAFVNSWADLLASYGVDYLKMDGVGTSDKADVQHWSQALDQSGRTIHFQLSNALDINQGAFWKQYSNGWRVDGDVECYCSTLTNWNNVSKRFNDLPGWVRFDSAGGWGDPDSVDVGNGASNGLTVDERRTELSLWAISSAPLVLGTDLTHMDSGDLALLTNDEVLGVDRSGHPAHPVKQGAQQQTWWSYNNSDGSYNVALFNLAGSTADVTANWSDLGFTGNATVRDLWSHTDLGTSGGKFTASLPSHGSRLLRVAPAAGHGTIGTPLVSKLSGRCVDSPQATTYNAVQLQVWGCNGAPNQNVTYSSSDKTLRLEGKCFDAHDNQTAAGTHVEIYDCNGGANQQWNKNSSGSITGVQSGLCLDVTGTTNPNGSGLELWTCNGGQNQQWTLK
- a CDS encoding ABC transporter permease; amino-acid sequence: MTAPALSAAPGKTPPGAEPTRRRSITLRPGAWLVWAALALFFLSVLGVIGAVVLNSFGRTWFSGWAPHGYTTSWYSKAWKEFGLGQVMWVTVEVSFLVVALSLLVGVPASYALARRDFPGKRIVNTLFVLPILVPPIAYGIPLATVLYKFHLAGSLTGVVLANLVPSIPFVVFTMTPFIEQIDPRLEAAARMCGASTRSVLARILGPLLLPGMLAAGILVLVRTFGMFELTFLTSGPDSQTLIVALFSAVFSAGIRSPQSIDAMAVIYTASMAVLLLIALRFVNPTQLVARSSN